The segment CCTGCCCTGAGCTTGCCGAAGGGGGTGTCCCCGAAATCTTCTTTCTTCCCCCCAAGAATGGGGGTCAGGGGGTTGAACTGAACCTGGTCAGAGTTTTTTCTATCACAACCGCAATGGAGCCCAAAGACACAGATAGGGCTCACGGTAACCGCAATATACCATCATGAATATAGTGAATCGGAGGTGCCAAAATGGTCCAACCCACGGCTGCCAATCAGGGTGAAAAGATCACCATAATTGTAGAAAAAGACCTCGAAGATCTCGTCCCGGGGTTTCTGAAAAACCGAAGGTCCGATGTCAAAGCAATGACTGAGGCGCTGGCTCAGGGCGATTTCGATAAGATCAGAATCCTGGGCCACTCCATGAAAGGATCCGGCGGTGGATACGGATTTGACGCTGTTACGGATATCGGGAGAGCGATTGAGATTGCTGCAAAGGAGA is part of the Dehalococcoidia bacterium genome and harbors:
- a CDS encoding Hpt domain-containing protein; the protein is MVQPTAANQGEKITIIVEKDLEDLVPGFLKNRRSDVKAMTEALAQGDFDKIRILGHSMKGSGGGYGFDAVTDIGRAIEIAAKESATEDLQKWIRELDVYLDRITVVYE